The following proteins are encoded in a genomic region of bacterium:
- the tcmP gene encoding three-Cys-motif partner protein TcmP — protein MPVENGVGQSAYTETKQEHLRTILRTHINIVKSILKKRSYSLPCYYYYDINAGPGIYNNGEIGSPLVFVQEAERARINYQAVFIEIKDDSYNRLLSLFGDNPHVKIYHGDNQEILPLLIPNTKDRQWRYGMIYTDPNGIFNDKAIADFVNRECFSATDVLINCPASAIKRSINCCKCKDDRRLEDRLRQINKKYWIVKDPQNSRWQWTHIMLTNWPNHPEFSQINMYRHNSQAGKAIFAKLNNTNKELASLTNYGLFEQGWATYNDYLKSDEFSQVRKAVFARSKGMCDICKNNQATEPHHIAYSHWYAGEVDALENLVAVCHQCHCRIHGKEK, from the coding sequence ATGCCTGTTGAAAATGGAGTTGGTCAATCAGCGTACACAGAGACGAAACAAGAGCATCTGCGGACAATTCTGCGGACGCACATCAACATCGTTAAGAGTATCCTTAAAAAACGAAGTTATAGTCTGCCGTGCTATTATTACTACGACATCAATGCCGGTCCTGGGATCTACAACAATGGCGAAATTGGAAGTCCGCTCGTATTCGTCCAGGAGGCCGAGCGCGCCCGCATTAATTACCAGGCGGTGTTCATTGAAATCAAAGATGACAGTTACAACCGCCTGTTATCCCTCTTTGGCGACAATCCGCACGTTAAAATCTATCATGGCGATAATCAAGAGATCCTGCCACTTTTAATCCCCAATACTAAAGACCGCCAGTGGCGTTATGGCATGATCTACACAGACCCGAATGGCATTTTTAACGACAAAGCCATTGCCGACTTTGTAAATCGTGAGTGCTTTTCGGCAACTGATGTTTTAATTAACTGTCCAGCATCAGCCATAAAGCGATCGATTAACTGCTGCAAATGCAAAGACGATCGCAGGCTTGAGGATCGACTGCGCCAGATCAATAAGAAATACTGGATAGTCAAAGATCCACAGAACAGCCGCTGGCAATGGACGCACATCATGCTCACCAACTGGCCGAATCATCCCGAATTTTCACAGATCAACATGTACCGCCATAATAGTCAAGCTGGAAAGGCAATCTTTGCCAAGCTGAATAATACCAATAAAGAGCTGGCATCGTTGACAAATTATGGCCTCTTCGAGCAAGGATGGGCGACCTATAACGACTATCTGAAAAGCGATGAATTTTCCCAAGTGCGCAAAGCTGTTTTCGCGCGGTCAAAAGGTATGTGTGATATTTGCAAAAACAACCAAGCGACAGAACCGCATCATATTGCCTACTCGCATTGGTATGCCGGCGAAGTGGATGCGCTCGAAAATTTGGTGGCAGTCTGCCATCAGTGCCATTGTCGCATTCACGGTAAGGAGAAATAA